The Sphaerospermopsis torques-reginae ITEP-024 genome has a window encoding:
- the pgmB gene encoding beta-phosphoglucomutase, translating to MEKQQDFIYTDWILIENQFNPEKLHARETIFTIGNGYLGTRGSFEESYPRALPATFIHGVYDDVPVVYTELANCPDWLPLIVMIDGDRFRLDQGTILQYNRELDLRQGVLSRSLRWRSPTGKTIDISFERFASLADHHVLGQRCQLTTVDFHGLIEIQSSINGYPENKGFNHWEGLDQGKFDQGFWLHSRTRYSRIDIGMAAKMTISGVEAAMQINTAPGYPSISATFFSEPQQTVTIEKIVTVFTSRDVDQPVSAAQSKLAQLPDYITLRDANEQAWAEVWQQSDILIEGDSKAAFAVRYNLFQLLIAAPRNDERVSIPAKTLSGFGYHGHIFWDTEIFILPFFTFTQPALARNLLTYRYHTLDGARRKAIHYGYQGAMYAWESAVTGDEVTPRWALPSDYYAEDVRIWCRDREIHISSVIPYAVWYYWQVTGDDEWLRDYGAEIILDTAIFWSSRVEFNPHTQRYEIRSVIGADEYHELVHNNSFTNRIVQWHLEKSCIVDNLLRRNFPEHAEELEKKLHLTDEIRNHWQEIINKIWIPYDPETGLVEQCEGFFQLDDINLADYEPRQKSMQAILGIEGANKHQVLKQPDVLMLLYLMRESSEFPYSRKNLEVNWNYYAPRTDITYGSSLGPAIHAILAADLGKTQKAYERFIQAAMVDLEDIRGNAHEGIHGASAGGVWQAVVFGFGGIKFTDNQPVAHPHLPPGWTRLKFKLYWRGKWHNFDLLREKGTGKKSATNIQGVIFDLDGVLTDTAEYHYQAWQRLANEEGIPFSRQANEALRGISRRASLMLIIGDRRYSDTQIQEMMERKNDYYGELIENITPDDLLPGAVSLLDDLRQAGLKIALGSASKNARLVVEKLGISDKLDAIADGYSVNKPKPAPDLFLFAAQQLGMPPQQCAVFEDAAAGIDAALAAGMWAVGMGPPERVGNAHIVLPSLAGMTWEKLQEKFRDIALQPTFPTLT from the coding sequence ATGGAAAAACAACAAGATTTTATCTACACAGACTGGATATTAATAGAAAACCAGTTTAATCCTGAAAAATTACACGCTAGAGAAACAATTTTCACCATTGGTAACGGTTATTTAGGAACAAGAGGCAGCTTTGAAGAAAGCTATCCCCGTGCATTACCTGCTACATTCATTCACGGTGTTTATGACGATGTTCCCGTAGTTTATACCGAACTGGCTAACTGTCCAGACTGGCTACCATTGATAGTGATGATTGATGGCGATCGCTTTCGTCTCGATCAAGGTACAATATTGCAGTACAACCGTGAACTCGACCTGCGTCAAGGCGTTCTTAGCCGTTCTCTGCGTTGGCGCAGTCCCACAGGAAAAACCATAGATATCAGCTTTGAACGCTTTGCCAGTTTAGCGGATCATCATGTATTAGGACAACGCTGCCAGTTAACCACAGTAGATTTTCATGGATTAATTGAAATACAATCCAGTATCAATGGCTACCCAGAAAATAAAGGTTTTAATCACTGGGAAGGACTAGATCAAGGGAAATTTGACCAAGGTTTCTGGTTACACAGTCGCACCCGCTATTCTCGTATTGATATCGGCATGGCTGCAAAAATGACCATTTCAGGCGTGGAAGCGGCTATGCAAATCAATACCGCACCAGGTTATCCTAGCATCAGCGCCACTTTTTTCTCTGAACCACAGCAAACCGTAACCATAGAAAAAATTGTTACTGTTTTTACCTCTCGTGACGTTGATCAACCAGTATCAGCCGCCCAGTCAAAACTCGCCCAGTTACCTGATTATATAACTCTTCGTGATGCGAATGAACAAGCTTGGGCTGAGGTTTGGCAACAAAGCGACATTCTGATTGAAGGTGATAGCAAAGCCGCTTTTGCTGTGCGTTATAATTTATTTCAATTGCTCATTGCTGCTCCTCGTAATGATGAAAGAGTGAGTATTCCCGCAAAAACCCTCTCTGGGTTTGGTTATCACGGTCATATTTTTTGGGATACGGAAATTTTTATCTTGCCATTTTTTACCTTTACTCAACCAGCACTAGCTCGGAATTTACTGACTTACCGCTATCATACTCTAGATGGGGCGCGACGGAAAGCGATACATTATGGATATCAAGGGGCAATGTATGCCTGGGAAAGTGCGGTGACTGGGGATGAAGTAACACCACGCTGGGCGCTACCGAGTGATTATTATGCTGAAGATGTGCGTATTTGGTGTCGTGACAGGGAAATTCATATTAGCTCAGTTATTCCCTATGCTGTATGGTACTATTGGCAAGTCACTGGGGACGATGAATGGCTGAGAGATTATGGTGCAGAGATAATTCTAGATACCGCAATTTTCTGGTCAAGTCGCGTTGAATTTAATCCTCACACTCAACGTTATGAAATACGTAGCGTTATAGGTGCGGATGAATACCATGAGTTAGTACATAACAATAGTTTTACTAACCGGATAGTCCAGTGGCATCTGGAAAAATCTTGTATAGTTGATAACTTATTACGTCGTAATTTCCCAGAACACGCTGAGGAACTAGAGAAGAAATTGCACCTGACTGACGAAATCAGAAACCATTGGCAAGAAATCATTAATAAAATCTGGATTCCCTACGACCCAGAAACTGGATTAGTTGAGCAATGTGAGGGATTTTTCCAGTTAGATGATATTAACTTAGCAGACTACGAACCGCGTCAAAAGTCAATGCAAGCGATTTTAGGTATTGAAGGTGCAAATAAACACCAAGTTCTGAAACAACCTGATGTTTTAATGCTACTTTATCTCATGCGGGAATCTAGTGAATTTCCTTACAGTAGAAAAAATTTAGAAGTAAATTGGAATTATTACGCACCCCGCACGGATATTACTTATGGTTCTTCCCTTGGTCCAGCTATTCACGCGATATTAGCCGCAGATTTAGGGAAAACCCAAAAAGCTTATGAACGCTTTATACAAGCGGCAATGGTGGATTTAGAAGATATCCGGGGGAATGCTCATGAAGGTATTCACGGTGCTAGTGCTGGAGGTGTTTGGCAAGCTGTGGTTTTCGGTTTTGGAGGTATTAAATTTACCGATAATCAGCCAGTAGCCCATCCCCATTTACCTCCTGGTTGGACACGCTTAAAGTTTAAATTATACTGGCGTGGCAAATGGCATAATTTTGATTTACTCCGGGAAAAAGGGACTGGGAAAAAATCTGCTACTAATATTCAAGGTGTGATTTTTGATTTAGATGGTGTGTTAACGGATACTGCTGAATATCACTATCAAGCTTGGCAAAGGTTAGCAAATGAGGAAGGTATACCTTTTAGCCGTCAAGCTAATGAGGCGTTACGGGGAATTTCTCGCCGTGCTTCCCTGATGTTGATTATTGGCGATCGCCGATATTCTGATACACAGATCCAGGAGATGATGGAGCGTAAAAATGATTACTATGGGGAATTGATTGAAAATATTACTCCTGATGATTTGTTACCAGGTGCGGTTTCTTTGTTGGATGATTTGCGTCAAGCGGGGTTAAAAATTGCCCTTGGTTCAGCGAGTAAAAATGCTCGTCTGGTTGTGGAAAAGTTGGGAATTAGTGATAAACTGGATGCGATCGCTGATGGTTATAGTGTAAATAAACCCAAACCCGCACCAGATTTATTTTTATTTGCAGCCCAGCAGTTAGGAATGCCACCTCAGCAATGTGCAGTGTTTGAAGATGCAGCAGCAGGTATAGATGCAGCTTTAGCCGCAGGTATGTGGGCGGTGGGTATGGGACCACCGGAAAGGGTGGGAAATGCTCACATTGTTTTACCCAGTTTAGCAGGGATGACTTGGGAAAAATTGCAAGAGAAATTTAGGGATATTGCTTTACAGCCCACATTCCCCACCCTAACCTAA
- a CDS encoding zinc ribbon domain-containing protein codes for MFFIKKSSEPKPLRAIYRCENCGLEIDRDLNAAIMLSRLAKA; via the coding sequence TTGTTTTTTATAAAGAAATCCAGCGAACCAAAACCACTGAGAGCTATTTATCGCTGCGAGAACTGTGGTTTGGAAATAGATAGGGATCTAAATGCAGCAATCATGTTATCGCGTCTGGCTAAGGCGTGA
- a CDS encoding asparaginase, with product MTMGKRTQATALEVRLLREGIIESRHIVQAVVSDERGRVLSVAGNAETAAFVRSALKPFQALAVTSTGTLERYDLSDRDLAIITSSHKGSMEQVRQVFNILWRADLDPSALQCPVPEGKRSTLEYNCSGKHAGMLAVCQQRHWPLNNYLDRKHPVQQLILSKVAELLRMPAAEFIGVHDDCGAPTYLMQLGHMASLYAVLASSNNLDMERIVRAMNHHPTMVAGEGEFDTELMRLTPGELVSKSGAEGVQCIGRLGEGMGLAIKVMDGAKRAKYAVAIHVLQQMGWISPSVAQSLAEKFMNLGKYKRLEVIGELSLL from the coding sequence TTGACAATGGGAAAACGAACACAAGCCACAGCACTGGAAGTCCGGTTACTGCGGGAAGGTATTATCGAATCTAGGCATATAGTCCAGGCTGTAGTCAGCGACGAACGGGGACGAGTTCTATCTGTTGCTGGCAACGCCGAAACCGCTGCCTTTGTCCGTTCAGCCCTCAAACCATTTCAGGCATTAGCTGTCACCAGTACAGGCACACTGGAACGTTATGATTTGAGCGATCGTGACTTAGCCATCATTACCAGTTCCCACAAAGGCAGCATGGAACAGGTACGACAAGTATTTAACATCCTCTGGCGGGCTGACCTTGACCCCAGCGCCTTGCAATGTCCAGTTCCTGAAGGTAAACGCAGCACCCTAGAATACAATTGCTCTGGTAAACACGCCGGAATGTTAGCAGTTTGTCAGCAACGCCATTGGCCTTTAAATAACTACTTGGATCGTAAACACCCAGTTCAGCAGTTAATTCTCTCCAAGGTAGCAGAATTATTGAGAATGCCAGCAGCCGAATTTATCGGTGTTCATGACGACTGCGGCGCTCCCACATATCTCATGCAACTCGGTCACATGGCTTCTTTATATGCTGTACTCGCCTCCAGCAATAACTTAGATATGGAACGCATTGTCCGCGCCATGAATCACCATCCGACTATGGTGGCTGGAGAAGGTGAATTTGACACAGAATTGATGCGCTTAACTCCGGGTGAACTGGTCAGTAAATCAGGTGCGGAAGGAGTACAGTGCATTGGCCGACTTGGTGAAGGGATGGGATTGGCTATTAAAGTTATGGATGGAGCTAAACGGGCAAAATATGCCGTAGCTATTCATGTACTTCAACAAATGGGTTGGATTAGTCCCAGCGTTGCCCAAAGCCTGGCAGAGAAATTCATGAACTTGGGGAAATACAAGCGTTTAGAGGTAATTGGAGAATTATCGCTTTTGTAG
- a CDS encoding CGLD27 family protein translates to MMRSSVSNCPVPTEQQPLNEYEELKNSWLFRDTTLSWRNYLTRIFWIWSWSWLVAGPVAAASFPPQKHIVHFILCGSAAASVGVVLILVRLYLGWFYVRDRLYSSTVFYEESGWYDGQTWTKPQEVIVRDRLIVSYEIKPILQRLQITFAALAFMYLIGTIVWHLF, encoded by the coding sequence ATGATGAGATCATCGGTTTCTAACTGCCCAGTTCCCACAGAACAGCAACCACTCAATGAGTACGAAGAATTAAAAAATTCCTGGCTATTTCGGGATACTACCTTAAGCTGGCGTAATTATCTCACCAGGATTTTTTGGATTTGGAGTTGGTCGTGGCTGGTTGCAGGTCCAGTAGCCGCAGCCAGCTTTCCTCCACAAAAGCATATAGTTCATTTTATTCTCTGTGGATCTGCCGCTGCCAGTGTGGGGGTAGTGCTGATATTGGTGCGGTTGTATTTGGGTTGGTTCTATGTGCGCGATCGCCTTTATAGTTCCACAGTCTTCTATGAAGAATCAGGCTGGTATGACGGCCAAACCTGGACAAAACCCCAGGAGGTCATTGTCCGCGATCGCCTCATTGTCTCCTACGAAATTAAACCTATTCTCCAACGCTTGCAAATTACCTTTGCCGCCTTGGCTTTCATGTATCTTATTGGTACTATAGTTTGGCATTTGTTTTGA
- the rsfS gene encoding ribosome silencing factor gives MTDYFPRNLPLESVPLTKTTVNTSMAETDNLSEKLAVTIAEAGSERKAGEILLLKVADVSYLSDYFVIMTGYSRVQVRAIAAAIEEKVETDLQRRPLRSEGKAEGSWVLQDYGDVIVHIMMPKEREFYNLEAFWIHAERISLPNSDQVEDKPR, from the coding sequence ATGACTGATTATTTCCCAAGAAATTTACCATTAGAATCTGTTCCACTGACCAAAACAACAGTGAACACCTCAATGGCGGAAACTGATAATCTGAGTGAAAAATTAGCTGTAACCATAGCTGAAGCTGGATCAGAACGCAAAGCAGGTGAGATTTTATTGCTGAAAGTAGCAGATGTCTCCTACCTGTCTGATTACTTTGTGATCATGACAGGCTACTCTAGGGTACAAGTGAGAGCGATCGCCGCAGCAATAGAAGAGAAAGTAGAAACAGACCTGCAACGTCGTCCGTTAAGGTCAGAAGGAAAAGCTGAGGGGAGTTGGGTGCTACAAGACTATGGAGATGTGATTGTTCACATTATGATGCCCAAGGAACGAGAGTTTTATAATTTAGAAGCATTCTGGATTCATGCCGAACGCATTTCACTGCCAAACTCTGATCAGGTTGAGGATAAACCAAGATGA
- a CDS encoding anti-sigma factor antagonist (This anti-anti-sigma factor, or anti-sigma factor antagonist, belongs to a family that includes characterized members SpoIIAA, RsbV, RsfA, and RsfB.): MATKLHSFMSSQPTEANFPVTYLNDTAIVQASMRLSVIEAVRFKQTCQSLIQADTHPQHLIIDFQNTIFMDSSGLGSLVSNFKYAQEQGIGFRLRNVTPQVMAVLDLTGLDQVFSIESPHSVSPIEPNHIKENNRITNSRKADPLPQTHPSVASWMKRLIDIVGSLVGLIITAFLFIPIAIAIQINDPGPIFFKQTRCGWMGKRFAIWKFRSMCVDAEAKKSQVQNQVQGAFFKNDNDPRITQVGRFLRRTSLDELPQFWNVLKGEMSLVGTRPPTPDEVERYEVPEWQRLDVKPGMTGEWQVNGRSTVRSFEDVIRLDLQYQQNWSLIYDLKLMLKTIIILFNKNSGAV, encoded by the coding sequence ATGGCAACCAAATTGCATAGCTTCATGAGTAGCCAACCCACAGAGGCAAATTTCCCAGTTACTTACCTGAACGATACAGCAATAGTACAAGCTTCAATGCGATTAAGTGTAATTGAGGCTGTACGCTTTAAGCAAACCTGCCAAAGCCTCATCCAAGCTGATACCCATCCCCAACACTTGATCATTGACTTCCAAAATACGATCTTTATGGATAGTAGTGGTTTGGGGTCTTTGGTGAGTAATTTTAAATATGCCCAAGAACAAGGGATCGGATTCAGACTTCGTAATGTTACCCCTCAAGTGATGGCAGTTCTCGACCTCACAGGATTAGATCAGGTATTTTCTATTGAGTCTCCTCACAGCGTTAGTCCCATAGAACCTAATCATATTAAAGAAAATAATCGGATCACTAACTCTCGCAAAGCAGATCCCCTACCTCAAACACATCCTTCTGTGGCCTCTTGGATGAAAAGATTGATTGACATAGTGGGATCATTGGTGGGTTTAATAATTACAGCATTTTTATTCATTCCTATTGCGATCGCTATTCAAATCAACGATCCTGGTCCGATTTTCTTTAAACAAACCCGCTGTGGGTGGATGGGTAAGCGTTTTGCTATTTGGAAATTCCGCTCTATGTGTGTCGATGCGGAAGCCAAGAAATCTCAAGTTCAAAACCAAGTCCAAGGTGCTTTCTTTAAAAATGATAACGATCCTAGAATTACCCAGGTAGGACGCTTTTTACGGCGCACCAGCCTGGATGAACTACCCCAATTTTGGAATGTCCTCAAAGGCGAAATGAGTTTAGTTGGTACTAGGCCACCTACCCCCGATGAAGTAGAACGATATGAAGTACCAGAGTGGCAACGCTTAGATGTCAAACCAGGGATGACCGGTGAATGGCAAGTCAATGGCCGCTCGACAGTACGCAGTTTTGAGGATGTTATTCGTCTTGATTTGCAGTATCAACAAAATTGGAGTTTAATTTATGACTTAAAGCTGATGCTTAAAACTATAATCATTTTGTTTAACAAAAACAGCGGTGCTGTTTAA
- a CDS encoding 7-carboxy-7-deazaguanine synthase QueE — MIATTTVKPTARLVEVFSAIQGEGLNVGTRQIFIRFAICDLRCHFCDSANTWIAPSVCQIERSPGLRDFEIHSNPIPLATLIKWMERQNLPFLHDSISLTGGEPLLHAPFLAQFLPEVRSLTNLPIYLETGGHRPEQLDMILPYLDSVGMDLKLPSVSGESHWTEHEKFLQICFDANLEIFVKIIVSQRTDPGELERAALLVNGICQDIPIFLQPVTPLAESQKFSQVAVEAPKPNQVLEWQALMKRFVKQVRVIPQTHKMLKQM; from the coding sequence ATGATTGCTACAACTACAGTTAAACCTACAGCACGCCTGGTTGAAGTTTTCTCCGCTATTCAAGGAGAAGGTCTCAACGTCGGGACTCGTCAAATTTTTATTCGCTTTGCAATATGTGACTTGCGTTGTCACTTTTGCGATAGCGCCAATACATGGATTGCACCCTCTGTATGTCAGATAGAGCGTTCACCAGGATTGCGAGATTTTGAAATCCACTCTAATCCTATTCCTCTGGCCACGTTGATCAAATGGATGGAAAGGCAAAATTTACCTTTTCTACACGATAGCATCAGCTTAACTGGAGGTGAACCGCTTCTTCATGCTCCATTTTTGGCGCAATTTTTGCCGGAAGTGCGATCGCTGACCAATTTGCCCATATATCTGGAAACTGGGGGACATCGCCCTGAGCAACTGGACATGATTCTCCCGTACCTTGACTCTGTAGGCATGGATTTAAAATTGCCTAGTGTGAGTGGCGAAAGTCATTGGACAGAACATGAAAAATTTCTCCAAATATGCTTTGATGCAAATTTAGAGATTTTTGTCAAGATAATTGTCTCTCAAAGGACTGATCCTGGCGAATTGGAACGAGCAGCTTTATTAGTTAATGGTATATGTCAGGATATTCCTATATTTCTGCAACCTGTGACACCTTTAGCAGAATCTCAAAAATTCAGTCAGGTAGCTGTAGAAGCCCCTAAACCAAACCAAGTTTTAGAATGGCAAGCTTTGATGAAGCGATTTGTGAAACAAGTGCGGGTGATCCCCCAGACCCATAAGATGTTGAAGCAGATGTAG
- a CDS encoding DUF3318 domain-containing protein: protein MTSYTTSSAKAEMSELRRLKSLLPPELQSWVTVEGTTEVSPPLIRCEEIGKDQVEIQIDLVKWDALAMDQRNLLFWHEVARIQNDTIPKDGWEMAALAIGLGGAVGELWVQDGLLLVLALALCGVSGWRLYQKNNGEKQIKELIDADEKAIALATRFGYSLPNAYKSLGSALKTLIDTTPGKRQRSRYEARLSALKRSANKAKNKSRTMDEGEL from the coding sequence ATGACATCCTATACAACCTCCTCAGCCAAAGCGGAAATGAGTGAACTCCGACGGTTGAAAAGCTTACTACCACCAGAATTACAAAGCTGGGTGACAGTTGAAGGAACAACCGAAGTAAGTCCACCCCTGATCCGTTGCGAAGAAATTGGTAAAGACCAAGTAGAAATACAAATCGACTTGGTGAAATGGGATGCTTTAGCAATGGATCAGCGTAATCTCCTGTTTTGGCATGAAGTTGCTCGTATCCAAAATGACACCATTCCTAAAGATGGTTGGGAAATGGCCGCACTGGCTATTGGTTTAGGTGGTGCTGTAGGTGAATTATGGGTACAGGATGGCTTACTGCTGGTGTTAGCATTGGCGCTTTGTGGTGTTTCCGGTTGGCGACTCTATCAAAAGAATAATGGGGAAAAGCAAATCAAAGAATTAATTGATGCTGACGAAAAAGCGATCGCCTTAGCAACTCGTTTTGGTTATAGTCTCCCCAACGCCTACAAGAGTTTAGGCAGTGCCTTAAAAACCTTAATTGACACCACCCCCGGTAAACGTCAGCGTTCCCGTTATGAAGCCAGACTTTCCGCCCTCAAACGCAGCGCCAACAAAGCCAAAAATAAATCTCGAACTATGGATGAAGGTGAACTGTAG
- a CDS encoding amino acid ABC transporter substrate-binding protein, whose translation MIIRKYAFLLAIAPFIFTVAGCEGDSSTTENTANNTVQPVTRNIAGKVKTNGQLICGVSGELPGFSFVGTEGQYNGIDVDICRAVAAALFDNPDTVEYRNLNAKERFTALQTGEVDLLSRNTSWTLSRDTSVGLNFAPVVFYDGQGIMVRKNSGIKSLADLKDKAICAQTGTTTEQNLADQMRKRSISYKPVVFEDINITFATYAEGRCDGVTADRSALVSRRTTLPKPDDNIILDELLSSEPLAPAVAQGDPQWNNIVKWVVYSLMKAEELGINSQNIGQFANSNDPEIKRFLGTEGNLGEGIGLSNDFAARIVKHVGNYGEIYDRNLGTKTKLNLPRGQNQLYTKGGLLYSPPFR comes from the coding sequence ATGATTATACGAAAATATGCGTTTTTGCTGGCGATCGCTCCTTTCATTTTTACTGTTGCTGGTTGTGAAGGTGATTCAAGTACAACGGAAAATACAGCCAATAACACTGTACAACCTGTAACTCGCAATATTGCTGGTAAAGTTAAAACCAATGGCCAGCTAATTTGTGGTGTTAGTGGTGAGTTACCGGGTTTTAGTTTTGTGGGAACTGAGGGTCAATATAATGGGATTGATGTGGATATTTGTCGCGCTGTAGCTGCGGCTTTGTTTGACAATCCTGATACTGTAGAATATCGTAATTTAAATGCTAAAGAAAGATTTACAGCTTTGCAAACTGGTGAAGTAGATTTATTAAGCCGCAATACTAGCTGGACTTTAAGCCGTGACACTTCAGTGGGTTTAAATTTTGCACCGGTGGTTTTTTACGATGGTCAAGGTATTATGGTTCGCAAAAATAGCGGTATCAAGTCTTTAGCAGATTTAAAAGATAAAGCAATTTGCGCTCAAACTGGTACAACTACCGAACAAAATTTAGCGGATCAAATGCGAAAACGAAGCATTAGTTATAAACCCGTTGTTTTTGAAGATATTAATATTACTTTTGCGACTTATGCAGAAGGGCGTTGTGATGGAGTGACTGCGGATCGTTCAGCTTTGGTTTCTCGACGCACGACTTTACCCAAACCTGATGATAATATCATTCTCGATGAATTACTTTCTTCAGAACCTTTAGCACCAGCAGTTGCTCAAGGTGATCCCCAATGGAATAATATAGTCAAATGGGTAGTTTATAGTTTAATGAAAGCCGAAGAATTAGGAATCAATTCTCAAAATATAGGACAATTTGCTAATAGCAATGATCCAGAAATTAAGCGTTTTTTAGGAACAGAAGGAAATTTAGGTGAAGGAATTGGTTTAAGTAATGATTTTGCAGCCAGAATAGTTAAGCACGTTGGTAACTATGGCGAAATTTATGATCGCAACTTAGGAACAAAAACCAAACTCAATCTTCCCCGTGGTCAAAATCAACTTTACACCAAAGGCGGTTTACTCTATTCTCCTCCATTTAGGTGA
- a CDS encoding amino acid ABC transporter permease, whose protein sequence is MTNDKPPIWRDARFWQVATQVIAVILAIAIVTILVLNVNRNLQQLGIQFGFDFLQQQASFDIGETPINYNPTDTYLRALWVGLINSLRVAILGIIFTTIVGITAGIARLSDNWLVRNISLVYVEIFRNTPLLLQLLFWYFAVFLSLPNLENKISVFGFINLSQNGLEVLGFNLTPEFLTLLLGLTFYTGAFIAEIVRGGIKSVAKGQWEAGLSLGLKSTFLMRLVIFPQALRVIIPPLTSQYLNLTKNSSLAIAIGYPDIYFVASTTFNQTGKAVEVMILIMLTYLTLSLIISLMMNLINLKFQIKER, encoded by the coding sequence ATGACGAATGACAAACCCCCAATATGGCGTGATGCTCGTTTTTGGCAAGTTGCGACGCAAGTTATAGCTGTAATTTTAGCAATAGCTATAGTTACTATTCTAGTGCTGAATGTCAACCGGAATTTACAGCAGTTAGGGATTCAATTTGGTTTTGATTTTCTCCAGCAACAAGCGTCTTTTGATATTGGTGAAACTCCTATTAACTATAATCCTACTGATACCTATCTGCGTGCTTTATGGGTTGGGTTAATTAATTCCTTGCGTGTAGCAATTTTGGGAATTATCTTCACAACAATTGTGGGAATAACTGCGGGAATTGCGCGTTTATCTGATAATTGGTTAGTGAGAAATATCAGTTTAGTTTATGTGGAGATTTTTAGAAACACACCCTTATTATTACAGTTGTTATTTTGGTATTTTGCAGTTTTTCTGAGTTTACCAAATTTAGAAAATAAAATTTCTGTTTTTGGTTTCATTAATCTTAGTCAAAACGGTTTAGAAGTTCTGGGTTTTAACTTAACTCCAGAATTTTTGACTTTGCTATTAGGGTTAACTTTTTACACAGGTGCGTTTATTGCCGAAATTGTCAGAGGTGGGATAAAATCAGTAGCTAAGGGACAATGGGAAGCGGGTTTATCTTTGGGGTTAAAATCAACTTTTTTAATGCGGTTGGTGATTTTTCCCCAAGCTTTGCGGGTAATTATTCCCCCACTTACCAGTCAGTATTTGAATTTAACTAAAAATTCTAGTTTGGCGATCGCTATTGGTTATCCAGATATTTATTTTGTTGCTTCTACCACATTTAACCAAACAGGAAAAGCAGTAGAAGTAATGATTTTAATCATGCTTACCTATCTCACTCTTAGTTTAATTATTTCCTTGATGATGAATTTAATCAATCTTAAATTTCAGATCAAAGAAAGATAG
- a CDS encoding amino acid ABC transporter permease, protein MNKLTWLKKNLFNNWYNTVLTILCLIFLFWIIKGIVVWVFTQAQWQVIQANLHLFLVGRFPKTLYWRLWIVLGIITTLSVITWSLFTKKQNVIKNRFSKFITPWLAPAWLLSFAINIWLIGGGFGLKSVSTNLWNGLLLTLLMAIVSIVLSFPIGVLLALGRTSNLLIIRWFSILYIEIVRGLPLIGILFIAQVMLPLFLPNDLRLDRLIRGIAGLVLFSAAYMAENVRGGLQSIPRGQFEAGKALGLNSVLVLILIILPQALRAVIPAIVGQFIGLFKDTSLLSLVGLVELTGIARSILAQPRFLGRYAEVYIFIGAIYWVFCYSMSLASRRLEKQGDR, encoded by the coding sequence ATGAATAAATTAACTTGGTTAAAGAAAAATCTATTTAATAACTGGTATAATACAGTATTAACTATTCTTTGTTTAATCTTTCTCTTTTGGATAATTAAAGGAATAGTAGTTTGGGTATTTACTCAAGCACAATGGCAAGTTATTCAAGCAAATTTACATTTATTTTTAGTGGGGAGATTTCCCAAAACCTTATATTGGCGTTTGTGGATAGTTTTAGGAATCATTACAACTTTAAGTGTGATTACTTGGAGTTTATTTACCAAAAAACAAAATGTCATCAAAAACCGATTTTCTAAATTTATCACACCTTGGCTTGCACCAGCATGGTTATTATCTTTTGCTATTAATATCTGGTTAATTGGAGGAGGTTTTGGTTTAAAATCTGTTTCCACAAATCTGTGGAATGGTTTATTATTAACTTTATTAATGGCAATAGTTAGTATTGTACTTTCCTTTCCCATTGGAGTATTATTAGCATTAGGAAGAACCAGTAATTTATTGATAATTCGCTGGTTTTCTATTCTCTATATTGAAATCGTTAGGGGACTACCATTAATAGGAATTTTGTTTATTGCCCAAGTTATGTTACCTTTATTTTTACCAAATGATTTACGTTTAGATCGCTTAATTAGAGGAATTGCTGGACTGGTGCTATTTAGTGCTGCTTATATGGCTGAAAATGTACGCGGTGGTTTACAATCAATTCCCAGGGGACAATTTGAAGCCGGAAAAGCACTAGGATTAAATTCAGTTTTAGTGTTAATATTAATTATATTGCCCCAAGCTTTACGCGCTGTAATTCCGGCAATTGTGGGACAGTTTATAGGTTTATTTAAAGATACTTCATTGTTATCTTTGGTGGGATTGGTGGAATTAACAGGAATTGCTCGTTCAATTTTAGCACAACCGCGATTTTTAGGGAGATATGCAGAAGTTTATATATTTATTGGGGCAATTTATTGGGTATTTTGTTATTCAATGTCTTTAGCTTCTCGCAGGTTAGAAAAGCAAGGTGACAGGTGA